One genomic region from Epinephelus fuscoguttatus linkage group LG6, E.fuscoguttatus.final_Chr_v1 encodes:
- the LOC125889961 gene encoding zinc finger protein 501-like encodes MSSAEYLREFVNERLTAAAQEILGVFHKTIVKYEEEIDRQRRLLDVVWKPEIRLHRIELPQQHVCKEGEVLSEQQLCIEERNSSVDQEEPEPPQIKEEEEELCTSQEGEQLVLKQETDASMLTPAHEERDHSEDQTLNFSPDDTVSTAHEESVGNMPVINSVRSEAYSYHQLLSHNSHEAESQDQRGDKHGDSGATSNAEPKPKRSRRKSRRQDHSENNSDSSEIHRDTDTGEKSFKCEKCGKDFKFPSLLWKHARVHTGEKPCLCKTCGKRFCDLAVLKRHERIHTGEKPYTCKTCGKDFRLNSDLLVHVRTHTGEKPFSCKTCGKDFPYNSELKIHMRVHTGEKPYSCKTCGKGFRRRDGLLIHTRIHTGERPFICKTCGKDFKLKHELTIHMRRAHTDEKPYLCNTCGKRFYETSVLNRHLRIHTGEKPYTCITCGKDFRWNYALTVHMKRAHTDKNSHK; translated from the exons ATGTCTTCAGCAGAGTATCTGAGAGAGTTTGTTAATGAGagactaactgctgctgctcaagAAATACTCGgagtttttcataaaactaTCGTCAAGTACGAAGAAGAGATCGACCGTCAGAGGAGGCTGTTGGATGTCGTTTGGAAACCTGAAATAAGGCTACACAGGATAG AGCTCCCACAGCAACATGTCTGTAAGGAGGGGGAGGTTCtctctgagcagcagctctgtattgaggagaggaactccagtgtggaccaagaggagccagagcctccacagattaaagaggaagaggaggaactctgcaccagtcaggagggagagcagcttgtaCTGAAGCAGGAGACTGATGCCTCCATGTtgactcctgctcatgaggAAAGAGACCACAGTGAAGATCAGACTCTGAACTTCAGTCCTGATGACACTGTGAGCACAGCACACGAAGAGTCTGTAGGGAACATGCCAGTTATAAACTCTGTGCGATCAGAAGCATACAGTTACCACCAGCTCCTCTCTCACAACTCTCATGAAGCTGAGAGCCAAGATCAGAGAGGAGACAAACATGGAGACTCAGGAGCAACTAGCAATGCAGAACCAAAACCAAAGAGAAGTCGTCGCAAAAGCAGAAGACAAGACCACAGTGAAAACAACTCAGACTCATCAGAGATCCACCGTGATACCGACACAGGTGAGAAGTCtttcaaatgtgaaaaatgtgggAAAGACTTTAAGTTTCCGTCACTTTTGTGGAAACACGCGAgagtccacacaggtgagaagccgtgcCTTTGCAAGACCTGTGGGAAAAGATTCTGTGACCTGGCGGTTTTGAAAAGACACGaaagaatccacacaggtgagaagccatatACTTGTAAAACATGTGGGAAAGATTTCAGACTTAATAGTGACTTGTTGGTCCATGTGAGAACCCACACTGGAGAGAAGCCGTTCTCCTGCAAAACATGCGGGAAAGATTTCCCCTACAATAGCGAGTTAAAAATCCACATGAgagtccacacaggtgagaaaccaTATTCTTGTAAAACATGTGGAAAAGGATTCAGACGTCGTGACGGCTTGCTGATCCACAcgagaatccacacaggtgagaggcCGTTTATTTGTAAAACATGTGGGAAAGATTTCAAACTTAAACATGAGTTAACAATCCACATGAGAAGAGCCCACACCGATGAGAAGCCGTACCTTTGCAACACCTGCGGGAAAAGGTTCTATGAGACGTCGGTATTAAACAGGCATttgagaatccacacaggtgagaagccttACACTTGTATAACATGTGGGAAAGATTTCAGATGGAACTATGCATTAACAGTCCACATGAAAAGAGCCCACACTGATAAGAACTCACACAAGTGA
- the LOC125889960 gene encoding gastrula zinc finger protein XlCGF57.1-like isoform X5 — MSSAEYLREFVNERLTAAAQEIFGVFHKTIIEYEEEIDRQRRLLDVVWKPEIRLHRIELPQQHVCKEGEVLSEQQLCIEERNSSVEQEEPEPPQIKEEEEELCSSQEGEQLVLKQETDASMLTPAHEERDHSEDQTLNFSPDDALSAAEEEFEVSTPGISPVVSEEHSYHQLIYHNSFDFESRDQRGDKHGDSEPKPKRRHYSNNVSNSNLSEIHRNTHAGKKSFKCEKCGNSFKYKSVLWKHLRVHTVKKPYSCKMCGKDFLYSNRLSAHMRSHTGERQFICNTCGEAFKRNYELTVHMRRAHTGEKPYLCKFCGKGYCEMSVLNRHVRIHTGEKPYTCKACGKDFRRHGDLLVHMKTHTGENPYTCKICGKDFPYNSDFTVHMRIHTGERPYICKICGKDFRRPDGLLLHMRIHTGEKPFTCKICGKDFRRKCEVTVHMKRAHSSEKLYVCNTCGKTFCDMFVLKRHISIHTGEKPYTCNTCGKDFRLNSDLLVHMRIHTGEKPYTCKLCGKDFGYNSDLTVHMRIHTGERPFSCQTCGKDFRRNDSLLRHMKIHTGEKPYYCETCGKDFRRNYELTVHMKRAHADETPYLCKTCGERFLSESELESHISVHTDQLFPIDSDTSEEPHNGST; from the exons ATGTCTTCAGCTGAGTATCTGAGAGAGTTTGTTAATGAGagactaactgctgctgctcaagAAATATTCGgagtttttcataaaactaTCATCGAGTACGAAGAAGAGATCGACCGTCAGAGGAGGCTGTTGGATGTCGTTTGGAAACCTGAAATAAGGCTACACAGGATAG AGCTCCCGCAGCAACATGTCTGTAAGGAGGGGGAGGTTCtctctgagcagcagctctgtattgAGGAGAGGAACTCCAGTGTGGAGcaagaggagccagagcctccacagattaaagaggaagaggaggaactctgcagcagtcaggagggagagcagcttgtaCTGAAGCAGGAGACTGATGCCTCCATGTtgactcctgctcatgaggAAAGAGACCACAGTGAAGATCAGACTCTGAACTTCAGTCCTGATGATGCTCTAagtgcagcagaggaggagttTGAGGTCAGCACACCAGGTATAAGCCCCGTGGTATCAGAAGAGCACAGTTACCACCAGCTCATCTACCACAACTCATTTGATTTTGAGAGCCGAGATCAGAGAGGAGACAAACATGGAGACTCAGAACCAAAACCAAAGAGAAGACATTACAGTAACAATGTCAGCAACTCAAACTTGTCAGAAATTCATCGTAATACTCATGCAGGTAAAAAGTCtttcaaatgtgaaaaatgtgggAACAGTTTTAAGTATAAATCAGTATTGTGGAAACACCTGAGAGTCCACACAGTTAAGAAGCCGTATTCTTGCAAAATGTGCGGAAAAGACTTTTTATATAGTAATCGCCTGTCAGCCCACATGAGATCACACACTGGTGAGAGGCAGTTTATATGTAACACATGTGGGGAAGCTTTTAAACGTAACTATGAGCTGACAGTCCACATGAGAAGAgcccacacaggtgagaagccgtaccTTTGCAAGTTCTGTGGGAAAGGTTACTGTGAGATGTCAGTGTTAAACAGGCATgtgagaatccacacaggtgagaaaccCTATACTTGTAAAGCATGTGGGAAAGATTTCAGGCGTCATGGTGACTTGTTGGTGCACATGAAAACGCATACTGGTGAGAATCCATATACTTGTAAAATATGTGGGAAAGATTTCCCATATAACAGTGACTTCACGGTTcacatgagaatccacacagggGAGAGGCCGTATATTTGTAAAATATGTGGGAAGGATTTCAGACGTCCTGACGGCTTGCTGCTCCATATGAGAattcacacaggtgagaagccgttcACTTGCAAAATATGTGGAAAGGATTTCAGACGTAAGTGTGAAGTCACAGTCCACATGAAAAGAGCCCACAGTAGTGAGAAGCTGTATGTTTGCAACACCTGTGGGAAAACATTCTGCGACATGTTTGTATTGAAGAGACATATAAgcatccacacaggtgagaagccatacACCTGTAATACATGTGGGAAAGATTTCAGACTTAATAGTGACTTGTTGGTTcacatgagaatccacacaggtgagaagccgtatacCTGCAAACTATGTGGAAAAGATTTTGGATACAATAGTGACTTGACAGTccacatgagaatccacacaggtgagaggcCATTTTCTTGCCAAACATGCGGGAAAGACTTCAGACGTAACGATAGCTTACTGCGCCACATGAAAATCCACACGGGTGAGAAGCCGTACTATTGCGAAACATGTGGGAAAGATTTCAGACGGAACTATGAACTGACAGTCCACATGAAGAGAGCCCACGCTGACGAGACACCGTACCTTTGCAAGACCTGTGGGGAAAGATTCCTCTCAGAGTCTGAATTGGAAAGTCATATCAGTGTGCATACAGACCAGTTGTTTCCTATTGACAGTGACACAAGTGAGGAGCCACATAATGGCAGCACTTGA